The Lycium ferocissimum isolate CSIRO_LF1 chromosome 8, AGI_CSIRO_Lferr_CH_V1, whole genome shotgun sequence DNA segment CGCCCCGAGGGAACTGGGCTCACCAAGTAGCTGATACGAGAATGTCGTAGCAAGCATAATCATCAAACCTTTAAATTCTTACCTGCATCGCGAGATGTAGGCCCCcgacaaaagggacgtcagtacatttgaattgcgCTGGTATgcaaagcaactgaaagaaagaactgtaaATACTAAAACTAAAACTGAACTGGTAACTTATAATTGATAAGCAACTGAAATAAggaagtaaagatatgaatactccctaTTTTAAGGAATACCTGTTTATCTGAGTAAATAAGTtttggcctcaggcccaatataCATGTGCACAAACTGTGCCTCGGgcccaagtatacgtatatataactGCGACTTTAGGCCCAATAACACAGGTGCTCATCATTAAGAAAATTTACATATAAGAACTGAGAATTATGCTGAAAGATACAACACTGACATACTGGCAATGATTCACTCAGACATGTATTCAAGGACTGATTATGAGAACTAAAGCTTTAACTATTTATAAACATTCGGAGTATTTTGGACTGATACTCATGTGCATCAAACACAAGTCTATACTAAATACGTACTGAGCTCACAACATtctgaatgaaagtcatgaacgaaCTACGAAACTAGGGAATAGAAGTTCTGCAATTATTCAAGGAACTAGCTTAACTATATTCTGAGGCAATTTGTAACGCTGTAAAAGAACGTGGCATACagagaatcattaacattcccaaGCGTAGAAAGTTAGCCTCATATACCATAATTCTGGCTTTTGAGCGTATGTTCGTCAcccctttcaactttaatctatagcaacaTGAGTCAAAAGGGATTCCATATTAGCAATAATGTCCATGCTTTGACCacctaagcattttatcaaacacttggtgggcataaagctccacaaccttctttaatggtgttttcttaccaaattcccattctattacttctaggtgattctaaaATTTCAATTAcgtgtaattaacatcattcttcatcacccatttGATTACAACAATCttaagtcaacaatccaaaaccctagcatAATTCAGATGATACTCtctatcaaacccatttactattctcccaataACTCATCAATTGATGACTATAAgtgattagagagtagaagtattacctttttgaagttcgATCCTCTTGAATTTGAATTCTAggcttctttcttccaaaaccaAGTATCAATCGATTATCTATGGATTTGAAGGgtttaatcatgtaaataagaTATTGGGGAATTGAAATCAACTTAGAATCATCACTAATACTCACCTTTGAAGTGTTCTTGGGGCTTGGGACGCGTTCTATCTCCTTCTAGGTCATTTTTCGTGTTTGGGGAagttagggaaataaaccccaaccTTCATTATATAGAAAAAATGTAACTTGGAAAAATACGACACCTGCACCACCCTTGCATCGCAAGTGTGGCGCACAAGCAAAACATGGGTCCGAACAGTGCGCTATCTgtagtaaaataggcataactcttTGTAAGATCTTTGTTTGGGATCCACAATATATCGTTAGAAATTTATTTCAAAGGACTACagctttcatgttttaagttttctaaaattctcaacgaattttcatgaaatcttgctagaaggcagacgtatcgaaagtttagccgattctatcgaatcttaaacACCTCACTATTCGCCTTGATTCCAAaccaactatttccacccaaactcatcccTATGAGACTTCATATGGATAAAATGTCACGTTAACTCTCATTTAACATATTCAAGCCTAACCCGAATTTACAAAGTGTTACTTTATCACCCCCTTgagatcattcgtcctcgaatgattaTGCTGGTTGTAACTAcggctaactctagatcataaACGTGACTGATGGAAACATGTGGACACTAAACTGACATGAACACATAAATACTAAACTGAATGAATGTTCAGCTGAATAAATGTTGAACTGAATAAATACTGAACTGAAGGACTACTGAACTGAATAAACACTGAGCTGACGAAATACTGGACTGATGAAATACTGATAGACATAGAGGTTATAATATAAGGTCCGAATTAAAGGTTAATTATCTTCAACTCTTTCGTCTTGCTTTTCAAATAGTTaagggtacttggacttcatgtcctctttCGCTTCCCacgtagcctcttcaactttctgattTCTCCAAAGCACTTTTACTGAAGCAATTTCCTTAGTTCTCAGCTTGAAaacttgacgatcaagaatagccaCTGGAATCTCTTCGTATGACAGGCTATCTTTCACCCCTGTGATCTCTATAGAAACATCCAGAGACGGGTCTCCCATgaacttcttcaacatagacacatggaacacTGGGTGTACCGCAGCTAATTCTGGTGGCaattctaactcataagccacttgccTGATCCTTTGCAGgattctatatggcccaatatagcggggactaagcttcccctttttcccAAATCTCATGTCGCCTTTCctgaattaacttgactttctccatagcctgataaaACAAGTATGGCCCTAACAACTCTGCTTTACCAacctcaaaccaaccaattggcgACCTACATCTCCGCCCAAGGCCTCCAACGGTGCCATGCTCGGATACTAGagtggtaactgttattataagcaaactcaatgagaggcaaatggtcatcccaattacccttgaaatctaggacacatgctctcaacatgtcctcaaaagtctgaatagtacgctctgcctggccatctgtctgaggatgaaaatcctttctgaaaggaatTCAAAAAGTTTGTTGTAAACTGAGCACCATGATCTGAAATGATGGAACAAGGAGTCCCATGCAATCGGACGATTTCCTGTATAtataacttggcataatcttctgttgAATTTGTAGTCTTGACTAGCAAGAAGTGAGCTGACTTGGTAAGTCGatctacaatcacccaaattgaatcatgcTTTCGATAGGATCGAGGTAAACATGTTATTATCTCCTATTTCTAGACGAGAATGTCTATGTTCTGAGCCAacccaccaggcctctggtgctcggctttcacttgctggcaatttggatcCTTAGCCACAAACTCTGTTACATTCTTTttcgttccaccaataaatctccttaagatcatgatacatctttgtggaacctgggtgaatagaatacctggtATTATGGGCTTCAAAAATAATTCGatctctgagcccatctacatctggaacgcATAGTCTGCCTATGTACCTCaaagtaccatcatctccccttTGTTCAAAAGCCGTAGTCTTGTGTGTGTGAATCCCCTCCATTAACTGCAATAAGTAGGGATcactaaaaaaaatttccttcacTTTGGCTACTAAGGAGGATTCAGCCCTGTTCTAAACAACAACGACACCATCTTCAGAGTCCAGAAGTCTACCTCCGAGACTTGCTAACCGGTGGACTTCCTTCCTCATAGTTCACTTGTCTGCCTCAACATGAGCTAAGCTCCCATAGACCGCCGACtgagagcatcggctacaacattttctttcctcAGATGATagaggatatcaacatcataatccttaagcaattcgagccatgtTATCTGTCTAAGATTCCGCTCcctttgcttaaaaatatattggagactcttgtgatctgtgaaAATATCGACATGCATTCCATACAAATAATGGCGCCAGATCTTTAGCGCGAATACCACACACAAacgctaactcaagatcatgagttggataattcttctcgtgggGCTTAAGTTGTCTGGACACATAAGTTATAACCTTGTCATGTTGCATTGAAAGACATCTCAGACCAACTCCTGAgccatcacaatacaccacgaCCCCTGCGGTTCCCTCTAGTAGCATCAAGATTGGAGCTGAAGTCAACCTTTTCTTCAACTCCTCAAAACTTTTCTCGCTAGCATATGACCACTGAAACTTGAACTTCTTCTGAGTCAGTCTAGTAAAAGGGGACGAGATAGAGGAAAATTCTTCTACAAAATGCCTATAATAGcacagacccaagaaacttcttatatcgGATACTGAGGTGGGTTTAGGCCAATTTTTCACTGCCTCTATTTTCTGAAAGTCCACCTTCACGCCTTCGCCTGAGATAACATGGCCTAAAATGCTACTGActtcagccaaaattcacacttagaaaatttcgcACATAGCTTGCGATCCTATAGTGTCTGCAACACGATTCTGAGATGTTCTGTATGGTCAGTCTCGCTACGGGAATAAATCAACATGtcatcaataaaaaaaataacgaaCAAATAAAGATAAGGCTTGGAGACCCTAttcataaggtccatgaaaGCTGTTGGTGCATTCGTCAAACCAAACGACAAcaccaaaaattcaaaatgcccataacAAGTCCTAAAagctgttttaggaatatcCACCTCCTTAACTTTCAACTGATGGTACCCtcatctgaggtcaatcttggaataacactaGGCACCTTGTGTTACACCCCAAAAATTTTCACGTTGTTTGAAAACTAACGttagctcggagaggtcatggaacccttataaggttaaggaatactcttaacaagtgttaagcaagtgtctaaaggttcggcaatcaagcaaatcgaagaaaataagtttgtcaaaaatttgaaaaaatttggcagaattttggacataaattttgggtcaacttcagagaggtatatctcctggtatatcaggagttttgaggtgtttcaagagcctaaaatgaagtttgtcgagtgtagttttcaacgcaataaaccaTTCATCAATATAACATCGGAGTAgcgagttatgggcattttaaaatggactaccagaagcccgcgaacctacatgaaaattctagaaatcatttaaaagccCAGCAATTTCGGCCCATTAGCCCCAAACCAaattggactactatatataccccttaagtcacctaaatcatttaatttttcaccatttctcatctccatGCCTCTCTAGAAATTCCCACAACATCCATCAAATATCCAAATCCCCCTAGacatatcccaaatcctctataacattcctccaacttccacaacaggcacatatattcctacaagtttatatgacaattttggtaatttttatttcatttttaacatagccTCAAGTCCTATGAagtcctagaaaattctccaaacatatttccaagcctaaaccaaggatcaaagtaaatattaaagtggttaagggttttcaagtgaggtctacacttgtctcctcctcttgaagatgtttgggtgagtatttttatgGAGAAGTAACCATAGAaatgaagtgttcttgaattttgaggtaagatttcgtattaatttcatgtttatgagtttgtttggtaattatgttaagatttgaggNNNNNNNNNNNNNNNNNNNNNNNNNNNNNNNNNNNNNNNNNNNNNNNNNNNNNNNNNNNNNNNNNNNNNNNNNNNNNNNNNNNNNNNNNNNNNNNNNNNNaggagaggtaggcttcacataccttttacgctttgtacacgtctccaaactcaagctccaagttcgccaaaatctacaaattggtcatgtttaccaaacatgattagtgcctttggaattggattcttaaaataaaacttggctaccgagatTTAGAAGACCTCCccataaatactccatcccaccaagttcaacttggcccatatcaaacaacaacaatcctagaattcaaacccggccaaactatcaaccaacaataccaacaacaatataagcaacatcaacaatcgactaaaacgcattctagcgcaaatagtcttattttccaaataacccaacaactccaaatccaactttacacttacaatccaatatcaatatgttcatattcacatactaatttaaggtcattcaaacataaaccaagagcatttcaaactatatatccaatattcaacaattccaacaatttccatacaattgatataatttaatacaatataattcgcataatattccaacaataccatcaacatactacttgctcacatcttccaatttatgagacaacaacaacattttcttccttctttcaaattcaagcacgacaatccaattttcattcctctaaaccattaaatctttattctaacatcataaaacccatcataacaacaatttccattctaaataaaatcaattcatcacaccctTCCACAATCTATACCATTCGCTTTCAACACACCCCATTtgcatgtttttcatgaatttctatattttccatacattataacaaccaacacacaacacaacacaacacaacacatacaacctatacacacacatacacggctatatacaTCATTCTTAccacacatgaatttcatccattttcatgcaacaacatactaaataaaacttgctcATCATTCCTTCATAATTCAACACATATACATGGCAATGCATGCAAtaaacaccacacggccaccacccctatattcatgttcttcatgaattccattcatttttcactttacaacatgcacaacatactcaaacatccataacacataagaaaaggattaagccttacctttttccttacttcttcacttgcctaactcttggcaacttgtatgatttttaacctttcttgttccaacaaccacttcaccttgttgtgcaccctctacttggtagaaaatgatttatgaagaatttttgcaaatttttcttggaaatttcctctatggccgaatggcccttagactttctccttcttttttgttcttgtttttccttgaaatttctagagaaaaatgagatgaacaagtcatctttttctttatatactTAGTCCCTTCCAATGGAAATTGAACATTTTGTCCCTTGCTTGGCTTGCAATTATTTGGCCACATATTGAAAGTGGggcccatggccaagtggccccctttcaagaaaattctagcaaatttcatctttttttcatgaaaaaaatattttcccttgttccaaatttgcccctagcctttctccgtatttccacgagtcattatgtaaatttaccattttacccctggcctttcttaatattccaactttacaattttccatacgcaacttgtgtcacttgccttgacttacccgagggtccaaaatacgggatgtaacaataatcaacttaaatataagggtagaaatcatttacataccttgagggctcaagaatcccaagaatcacttcaacttcaactccctaactTCACAACCttaaagaaaccctagaagcaacctttttcttcaccacctcgggtttacggggttcggatcttgtcaaatcttcactaatatgatgaaaaatagtgggagagaatatattagggttttctgatttgGATAGAAGgcaaaatatgaaatagggtcgtggaccacttatttatacttggaaggcaaaaaggctacagcgtccgattcgacgagcgggtcgacggcccgtcgacgtgtcgacggtccgtcgacctgcgcctgcagatgtATGGCTGCGAGATCctgtcgacgatgactggtatCCTGCAGattttctgattcagttcagatcgcgtcgattcaaTTCGTCCAACTTCAAACTCTGTAAATTGAcaggaatatctgctggtaccctACTACACGGAGTAAggcattttcttcctccaaatttgGACTcaggtctctattccaaaggcatacccgactaggaaaccataggttctactactacgaATACGAGGGGTATAACAATTAACTCAGAGACACAAGGGAAACACTACATGAGAAGTAAGAGAAACATGAAAGCAGTTAGACTGGCATAAAATAGAGTAAAAAGCCAAAACATGTAATACATATACACAGCATAGTAGCCAAATCAGAAAATTCATAAAGGAGAAATTGTCATTAGTGACAGAACATTGTCACATAGAAACAAAAAATGCAGAATAGGATTCAGAAGGCTCAGGAAGATGAATTTGATATGAACAAGCTAAGGAGCTTTGGGCTTCTGTGAATTTTGGGACAAGGCTTTGAGGAGATTGTTCATTCGTTCACCGTTGACTCTCTGGTCCTCTATCATCTGATCCTTGAGCTCACCCACCTTTAATGTCACCCTCTCATTGTCTGACTTGAGCTTCTCAATTTCCAATCTTGTAGCTTTTAGAGCATCCTGAGAACTaacttctttctctttctcagATAGCTGAGCTTGAAGGACAACATTCTCAGCCTTTACCCTTTGTAGTTCAGCAGTAGTGACCTCTTGAGcttcaagcacttttgagaTTGTGGAGATACTTCCCACACCACTTTTCTTAGGTATACACTCACACTCTTCCAGAGTTCCCATGGAAAACATGTGCTTCTTAGTGCCAATAGTAGCATTGTCTGTGCTGGCCTTGAAGTGAGCAAATAATTTGGTTAGAAGAAAACCATATGGGAGCCCGTGTTGACCCCCTGATGCCCTCTACACCTTGATGATATGCTCAATCATAATAGCAGGAAGGTTTATAGG contains these protein-coding regions:
- the LOC132066513 gene encoding uncharacterized protein LOC132066513, with the protein product MRFGKKGKLSPRYIGPYRILQRIRQVAYELELPPELAAVHPVFHVSMLKKFMGDPSLDVSIEITGVKDSLSYEEIPVAILDRQVFKLRTKEIASVKVLWRNQKVEEATWEAKEDMKSNISSVQYFVSSVFIQFSSPSVQYLFSSTFIQLNIHSV